The following are from one region of the Archangium lipolyticum genome:
- a CDS encoding class I SAM-dependent methyltransferase, with protein MSDEITLRDFQSYYPYAPTALAIKECVRLHAMRGLRCDGPILDVGCGDGLFARLAFQDAEVWGIDIDGNEGRRAQASRAYSQVMLADITRARLPEGFFGSCVANCSLEHIPDLGAALRTIYKSLKPGGVVYAFLPNREWASYMATPRALKRLGLESLSHTVCEAIDQQFRHEHLEDAEGWARWFREAGFEVPRVDPIGSTASTVTFEMFLLPSLLGLMSKKLTGRWTLFPRLRSLEAVPVYALVRGLLTLHGDSAPSAEFLVEGRKPL; from the coding sequence ATGAGCGACGAAATCACGCTCCGCGACTTCCAGAGTTACTACCCCTACGCCCCCACCGCGCTGGCCATCAAGGAGTGCGTGCGCCTCCACGCGATGCGCGGCCTGCGGTGCGACGGCCCCATCCTCGACGTCGGCTGTGGTGACGGCCTGTTCGCCCGGCTCGCCTTCCAGGACGCCGAGGTGTGGGGCATCGACATCGACGGCAACGAGGGCCGGCGTGCCCAGGCGTCGCGGGCCTACTCGCAGGTGATGCTCGCCGACATCACCCGCGCGCGGCTGCCGGAGGGCTTCTTCGGGAGCTGCGTCGCCAACTGCTCGCTCGAGCACATCCCCGATCTCGGCGCCGCGCTTCGCACCATCTACAAGTCCCTGAAGCCGGGCGGCGTCGTCTATGCGTTCCTGCCCAACCGCGAGTGGGCCTCGTACATGGCCACGCCGCGCGCCCTCAAGCGCCTGGGGTTGGAGTCGCTCTCTCATACGGTGTGCGAGGCCATCGACCAGCAGTTCCGGCACGAGCACCTCGAGGACGCCGAGGGCTGGGCGCGCTGGTTCCGCGAGGCGGGCTTCGAGGTGCCGCGCGTGGACCCCATCGGCTCCACCGCGTCCACCGTCACCTTCGAGATGTTCCTCCTGCCGTCGCTGCTCGGGCTGATGAGCAAGAAGCTGACGGGGCGCTGGACGCTCTTCCCCCGGCTGCGCAGCCTGGAGGCGGTGCCCGTCTACGCGCTCGTGCGTGGGCTGCTGACGCTCCACGGGGACTCCGCGCCCTCGGCGGAATTTCTCGTCGAGGGCCGTAAGCCTCTATGA
- a CDS encoding helix-turn-helix domain-containing protein codes for MKDLDITEVARRSGVPASTLRFYEEKGLIASIGRRGLRRLFEPGVLERLALIALGRAAGFSLDEIALMFAPDGRLRIDRQMLAGKAEELDRTIRQLSAMRDGLRHAAACPAPSHMECPTFRRLLRAAASGSTEPAPPASGSSPGARPRRRAEPPPRRS; via the coding sequence GTGAAAGACCTGGACATCACCGAAGTGGCGCGGCGGTCCGGCGTTCCTGCCTCGACGCTGCGGTTCTATGAGGAAAAGGGGCTGATCGCCTCTATCGGCAGGCGGGGCCTGCGCCGTCTGTTCGAGCCCGGGGTGCTGGAACGGCTGGCGCTGATCGCGCTGGGGCGCGCCGCCGGCTTCTCGCTCGATGAGATCGCGCTGATGTTCGCGCCGGACGGGCGGCTGCGCATCGACCGACAGATGCTCGCGGGCAAGGCGGAGGAGCTGGACAGGACGATCCGCCAACTGAGCGCCATGCGCGACGGCCTACGGCACGCCGCCGCCTGCCCCGCGCCGAGCCACATGGAATGCCCCACCTTCCGCCGCCTCCTGCGGGCCGCCGCGTCTGGCTCTACCGAGCCGGCCCCACCCGCCTCCGGGTCCTCGCCTGGAGCACGCCCGCGACGGCGAGCAGAACCACCGCCGCGGCGCTCGTGA
- a CDS encoding DUF2306 domain-containing protein — protein sequence MITKTETTDARTPPAQHTAPAAWPPGRPRWWQRPWIAPLALISIIFVAFSLPPYLSLNPERSRVPQPDNFAAHYPLLIAHVVFGSVALLTASPQVWPWFRQRYPVAHRLIGRVYVLGGVLPAGITGLIIGAFSPFGPLARVNNVLMASLWLLFTVTGYRMARRHQYVEHRRWMIRSFALTASIITNRLWAVIGFIILSPQLDTTFEGSEKMLTWTIAGLSTSLGWVIPLLIAEWWLDRGESVSIQVRPMRAGPNAWASSPATGGSRSEISSRSPVSRPP from the coding sequence ATGATCACGAAGACAGAAACGACGGACGCAAGGACGCCTCCCGCCCAGCACACCGCTCCGGCCGCCTGGCCTCCTGGACGGCCACGCTGGTGGCAACGGCCCTGGATCGCCCCGCTGGCGCTCATCTCCATCATCTTCGTCGCGTTCTCGCTGCCACCCTATCTGTCACTGAATCCAGAACGGTCCCGGGTACCGCAGCCGGACAACTTCGCGGCGCATTACCCGCTCTTGATCGCGCACGTGGTCTTCGGCTCGGTGGCGTTGCTGACCGCCAGTCCTCAGGTGTGGCCCTGGTTCCGCCAGCGTTACCCGGTTGCCCACCGGCTCATCGGCCGGGTGTACGTCCTGGGGGGTGTGCTCCCCGCCGGAATCACCGGCCTGATCATCGGCGCGTTCAGTCCCTTCGGCCCGCTGGCCCGGGTGAACAACGTCCTGATGGCTTCGCTCTGGCTGCTCTTCACGGTCACCGGTTACCGCATGGCGCGGCGGCACCAATATGTCGAGCACCGCCGGTGGATGATCCGCAGCTTCGCGCTCACCGCATCGATCATCACCAACCGGCTCTGGGCGGTGATCGGATTCATCATCCTTTCGCCGCAGCTGGACACGACCTTCGAGGGCAGCGAGAAGATGCTCACCTGGACCATCGCGGGCCTGTCCACCTCGCTGGGCTGGGTGATTCCGCTGCTCATCGCCGAGTGGTGGCTGGATCGCGGCGAATCAGTCAGCATTCAGGTGCGGCCCATGAGGGCTGGCCCGAACGCATGGGCCAGCAGCCCGGCCACGGGGGGAAGCAGGAGCGAGATCAGCAGCCGCAGTCCGGTCAGCCGGCCGCCATAG
- a CDS encoding class I SAM-dependent methyltransferase: MPEAVDYFSNHRLKLRLPWRLYHGPIVQAAARVVRESGAVDVLNVGSGPFFEFPSLPQEGRRYTLCDIDPRAMSLARSLHGEKLAGADVIQPDAPLPYPGGRFDLVLSMDVIEHLHRPGPWLADLMRVVRPGGQVFLTTPNYGSLSLLPLIEKTVLEAIARVQGFTRRGLHPTPFDKPSLVSSLREAGAVDVRVETISFGWVLAATARRPHAS, translated from the coding sequence ATGCCCGAAGCCGTCGACTACTTCTCCAATCACCGGCTCAAGCTCAGGCTCCCGTGGCGCCTGTACCATGGCCCCATCGTGCAGGCGGCGGCACGGGTGGTCCGCGAGTCCGGCGCGGTTGACGTGCTGAACGTCGGCTCCGGTCCCTTCTTCGAGTTCCCCTCGCTCCCCCAGGAGGGCCGCCGCTACACCCTCTGCGACATCGACCCGCGCGCCATGTCGCTCGCCCGCTCGCTCCACGGGGAGAAGCTGGCGGGGGCGGACGTGATCCAGCCAGACGCGCCGCTGCCCTACCCGGGTGGCCGCTTCGACCTGGTCCTGTCGATGGACGTCATCGAGCACCTGCACCGGCCCGGACCGTGGCTCGCGGACCTGATGCGCGTGGTGCGCCCGGGCGGGCAGGTCTTCCTCACCACGCCCAACTACGGCTCCCTCTCACTCCTGCCGCTGATCGAGAAGACGGTGCTCGAGGCCATCGCCCGGGTGCAGGGCTTCACGCGCCGCGGTCTTCATCCCACTCCTTTCGACAAGCCGTCCCTGGTGTCCTCCTTGCGCGAGGCGGGTGCCGTCGACGTCCGGGTCGAAACCATCTCCTTCGGTTGGGTGCTCGCCGCCACGGCGCGCCGGCCACATGCCTCATGA
- a CDS encoding glycosyltransferase family protein, with translation MSGRRLRALGPLLVPAAVALFVFRGLLFLGELPFRRDMGRLFVPLKRVLGESLRSGHLPQWWPWDGLGMPFVSVPVISAFHPSTLLFLALPFQVAFVSQMLLPVPLALLGTWRLGRALGLRPVFAAMAATAYVLGPYFLGLTEFTSMSLAAAALPWMWWGAVRCRSGGRLRPLVLALSLAWMLLAGDPHLSIMGLLGAAALMVRRTRPQRLLRPALSLALGTVLAVALAAVQLVPSLLLFRESPRSSGAGIVSPDYWRFDLHQLFGLVNPEALAGRDVMFETTYVGLGVVALVLLGAAARGRLRSQLVGIAAVSLVLATGSATPLWSLFSAVVPFWKSFQFPVKAMGPAMLVLPLLAARGAQQVLRRDSLRFLPGALGVLAAVAGAAVGAWEPALLALLLAGALGAAAWRRALVPLLSHVALAVLALDLGLANSRLVLTAPTDFYEPPPLAEALRRGGVSGEGFSYFFLWKPERPYESGTELDLVQNAALAPLRGSLHGLPTSNVYLQGFSARYNELVLGHQELWVGKLAGVFGTRLFIASPAVLRPDQRQQAVGYDERADAMAVPFRRFLPRAYVTQGVRVLPRAQVVDYLGSSSFRPGGEVVLEAEAEGVGPGLAHEPTGPAQPVERIRRDGDAVEVEAVLEAPGMLVLNESYYAGVEATEGGKPLPVYPANHAVRAVPLSAGRHVVRFEYRTPGLVAGALTSAAAVVLLAVAGVLQARTRRRVGPAR, from the coding sequence ATGAGCGGGCGCCGCCTGCGCGCGCTCGGGCCACTGCTCGTTCCGGCGGCCGTCGCGCTCTTCGTCTTCCGGGGGCTCCTCTTCCTGGGCGAGCTGCCCTTCCGGCGCGACATGGGGCGGCTGTTCGTGCCCCTCAAGCGCGTGCTCGGTGAATCGCTGCGCTCGGGTCACCTGCCGCAGTGGTGGCCGTGGGATGGCCTGGGCATGCCGTTCGTCTCCGTGCCCGTCATCAGCGCGTTCCACCCGAGCACGCTCCTCTTCCTGGCGCTGCCCTTCCAGGTGGCCTTCGTGTCGCAGATGCTGCTGCCGGTGCCGCTCGCCTTGCTGGGCACGTGGCGGCTCGGACGCGCGCTCGGCCTGCGCCCGGTGTTCGCGGCGATGGCGGCCACCGCGTACGTGCTCGGCCCCTACTTCCTGGGCCTCACCGAGTTCACCTCCATGTCCCTCGCGGCCGCGGCGCTGCCGTGGATGTGGTGGGGCGCCGTGCGGTGCCGGAGCGGCGGGAGGTTGCGTCCGCTGGTGCTCGCGCTGTCGCTCGCATGGATGCTGCTCGCGGGAGACCCGCACCTGTCCATCATGGGCCTGCTCGGGGCCGCGGCGCTGATGGTGCGGCGCACCCGGCCCCAGCGGCTGTTGCGCCCGGCCCTGTCGCTCGCGCTCGGGACGGTGCTCGCGGTGGCCCTGGCGGCGGTGCAGCTCGTGCCGTCGCTCCTCCTGTTTCGCGAGTCCCCACGCTCGAGCGGGGCCGGAATCGTCAGCCCGGACTACTGGCGGTTCGACCTCCACCAGCTGTTCGGCCTGGTGAACCCCGAGGCGCTCGCGGGCCGCGACGTCATGTTCGAGACGACGTACGTGGGGCTCGGCGTGGTGGCGCTCGTGCTGCTGGGGGCCGCGGCGCGGGGCCGACTGCGCTCGCAGTTGGTGGGCATCGCCGCCGTCTCGCTGGTGCTCGCCACGGGCTCGGCCACGCCGCTGTGGTCGCTCTTCTCGGCCGTCGTCCCGTTCTGGAAGTCCTTCCAGTTCCCCGTGAAGGCCATGGGACCGGCCATGCTGGTGCTCCCGCTGCTCGCCGCGCGGGGGGCCCAGCAGGTGCTGCGCCGGGACTCCCTCCGTTTCCTCCCGGGGGCGCTGGGTGTGCTCGCGGCCGTGGCCGGTGCCGCGGTGGGGGCCTGGGAGCCCGCCCTGCTGGCCCTGCTGCTCGCGGGGGCGCTGGGCGCGGCGGCGTGGCGCCGGGCGCTCGTGCCGCTGCTGTCGCACGTGGCGCTCGCGGTGCTGGCGCTGGACCTGGGGCTCGCCAACTCCCGGCTGGTGCTCACCGCCCCGACGGACTTCTACGAACCGCCGCCGCTCGCGGAGGCGCTCCGGCGCGGCGGCGTGTCGGGCGAGGGCTTCTCCTACTTCTTCCTGTGGAAGCCGGAGCGCCCCTACGAGTCCGGCACGGAGCTGGACCTGGTGCAGAACGCGGCGCTCGCGCCCCTGCGCGGCTCGTTGCACGGGCTGCCCACGTCCAACGTGTACCTGCAGGGCTTCTCCGCCCGGTACAACGAGCTGGTGCTCGGGCACCAGGAACTCTGGGTGGGGAAGCTCGCGGGCGTTTTCGGCACGCGCCTGTTCATCGCCTCGCCGGCCGTGTTGAGGCCGGACCAGCGCCAGCAGGCGGTGGGGTATGACGAGCGCGCCGATGCCATGGCGGTGCCCTTCCGGCGTTTCCTGCCGCGCGCCTACGTCACCCAGGGCGTGAGGGTGTTGCCGCGCGCGCAGGTGGTGGACTACCTGGGCTCCTCGAGCTTCCGCCCCGGTGGCGAGGTGGTGCTGGAGGCCGAGGCGGAGGGAGTCGGCCCGGGCCTCGCGCACGAGCCCACGGGCCCGGCCCAACCGGTGGAGCGCATCCGCCGTGACGGAGACGCCGTCGAGGTGGAGGCCGTGCTCGAGGCGCCGGGCATGCTGGTGCTCAACGAGTCCTATTATGCGGGCGTGGAGGCCACCGAGGGGGGGAAGCCGCTGCCGGTGTACCCGGCCAACCATGCCGTGCGTGCGGTGCCCCTGTCCGCGGGCCGGCACGTGGTGCGCTTCGAGTACCGGACGCCGGGGCTCGTGGCCGGTGCCCTCACGAGCGCCGCGGCGGTGGTTCTGCTCGCCGTCGCGGGCGTGCTCCAGGCGAGGACCCGGAGGCGGGTGGGGCCGGCTCGGTAG
- a CDS encoding phosphoenolpyruvate synthase: MSTNMEPLILPFERISAVDLPRVGGKGANLGEMARAGFPVPPGFCVTTAAFDAFLAGCGELPALYARLEALDGKDVEAARRAAESTRAALGRAPIPPAVADAVLATWRELGTEACWAVRSSATAEDLPDASFAGQQDTYLNIRGAEALLDAVRRCWVSLFTERAVLYRARSGFGHRGVKLSVVIQRMVLPEVSGILFTADPISGRRGTVSIDAGFGLGEALVSGLINADLYKVDKETGGILEVRVGDKALAIRPRPEGGTWEERLPEATRRARALDDAALRELVALGVRIETHYGKPQDIEWCIEAGRLYVVQTRPITSLYPLPEPAPDDEGLHVYASFGHVQMMTDPMPPLAAQVWQLMIPFGRPPAGPGDAPIETRALALAGSRLFVDLTSVLRHPTLRRVIGGVLGHVYENVGQGLETLASRPAFQRGASRGRASMKAFGRFFFPIMARVLARLIVLNPARLLPGVEAFGEARLAEARARLAAVAPGAARLREARRVLSELFSRVISILAPNIAVGVIGNRLLHRLVQRGVLAGTQEDLSALERGLPGNITTEMDLAVGDLMDRVRPHPALAELLRSRPATEALAAVRDVEGGPEFLEAWGAFIARYGMRGPGEIDLSRPRYKDEPAPLIAAIVGGIGPSTAHRSAGEHRAHHAALAAKAEATCERLCAASRRGPTGWLRAALARRLVRVTRAGMGLREHPKFLLVRVLDLVRDSVREAGALLVQRGALATADDVYLFRFEELIAALEASPAPDLRPLAEERRATLRRDARRSPPFVMASDGEIPSLAARVDLPPGALSGTAASAGVVEGVARVVLDPASEVLHAGEILVAPHTDPGWTPLFVHAAGLVTEVGGLMTHGSVVAREYGIPAVVSVTGATQRIRTGQRIRVEGTRGFVELLDGGAP, encoded by the coding sequence ATGAGCACGAATATGGAGCCGCTGATCCTCCCCTTCGAACGCATCTCCGCGGTGGATCTCCCCCGCGTGGGTGGCAAGGGGGCCAACCTGGGTGAGATGGCCCGCGCCGGGTTCCCGGTGCCTCCCGGCTTCTGTGTCACGACGGCCGCCTTCGATGCCTTCCTGGCTGGCTGCGGGGAGCTCCCGGCGCTGTACGCGCGGCTGGAGGCGCTGGATGGAAAGGATGTGGAGGCGGCCCGCCGTGCCGCCGAATCCACTCGCGCCGCGCTCGGCCGCGCGCCCATTCCCCCGGCCGTGGCCGACGCGGTGCTCGCCACCTGGAGGGAGCTGGGGACCGAGGCCTGCTGGGCGGTGCGCTCCAGCGCCACGGCGGAGGATCTCCCGGACGCCAGCTTCGCGGGCCAGCAGGACACCTATCTCAACATCCGCGGGGCCGAGGCCCTCCTCGACGCGGTCCGGCGGTGCTGGGTGTCGCTGTTCACCGAGCGCGCCGTGCTGTACCGGGCCCGGAGCGGCTTCGGGCACCGCGGCGTCAAGCTGAGCGTCGTCATCCAGCGCATGGTGCTGCCCGAGGTGTCCGGAATCCTCTTCACCGCCGATCCCATCTCCGGGCGGCGGGGCACCGTCTCCATCGATGCCGGCTTCGGCCTGGGCGAGGCGCTCGTCAGCGGGCTCATCAACGCCGACCTCTACAAGGTGGACAAGGAGACGGGAGGGATTCTGGAGGTCCGGGTTGGCGACAAGGCCCTCGCCATCCGTCCCAGGCCCGAGGGCGGAACCTGGGAGGAGCGCCTGCCCGAAGCCACTCGCCGAGCCCGGGCCCTGGATGACGCGGCCCTGCGGGAGCTGGTCGCGTTGGGTGTGCGGATCGAGACGCACTACGGCAAGCCGCAGGACATCGAGTGGTGCATCGAGGCCGGAAGGCTCTACGTGGTCCAGACCCGGCCCATCACGAGCCTCTACCCGCTGCCCGAGCCCGCCCCCGACGACGAGGGCCTGCACGTCTACGCCAGCTTCGGCCACGTGCAGATGATGACGGACCCCATGCCGCCGCTCGCCGCCCAGGTGTGGCAGTTGATGATCCCGTTCGGCAGACCACCGGCGGGCCCGGGGGATGCTCCCATCGAGACACGGGCCCTTGCCCTCGCGGGCAGCCGGCTCTTCGTGGACCTGACGTCCGTGCTGCGCCATCCCACCCTGCGGCGGGTGATCGGGGGCGTTCTCGGTCACGTCTACGAGAACGTGGGCCAGGGCCTGGAGACGTTGGCCAGCCGGCCCGCCTTCCAGCGCGGCGCGAGCAGGGGACGGGCGTCGATGAAAGCCTTCGGCCGCTTCTTCTTCCCCATCATGGCCCGGGTCCTGGCCCGGCTGATCGTCTTGAATCCCGCCCGGCTCCTGCCCGGGGTCGAGGCCTTCGGCGAAGCGAGGCTCGCCGAGGCGCGTGCCCGGCTCGCGGCGGTGGCCCCAGGAGCGGCACGGCTGCGCGAGGCGCGGCGCGTGCTCTCCGAGCTCTTCTCCCGCGTCATCTCCATCCTGGCCCCGAACATCGCCGTGGGGGTCATCGGGAACCGTCTCCTCCACCGGCTGGTCCAACGAGGGGTGCTCGCCGGTACGCAGGAGGACCTCTCCGCGTTGGAGCGGGGCCTGCCGGGCAACATCACCACCGAGATGGACCTGGCCGTGGGCGACCTGATGGACCGGGTGCGTCCTCATCCGGCACTGGCGGAGTTGCTGCGAAGCCGTCCCGCCACCGAGGCCCTGGCCGCCGTTCGCGACGTGGAGGGCGGACCCGAGTTCCTCGAGGCCTGGGGGGCCTTCATCGCGCGCTATGGCATGCGCGGACCCGGGGAGATCGATCTGTCCCGGCCCCGCTACAAGGACGAGCCCGCGCCGCTCATCGCGGCCATCGTCGGAGGCATCGGGCCCTCCACGGCCCACCGTTCCGCGGGCGAGCACCGGGCCCACCACGCGGCGCTGGCCGCCAAGGCCGAAGCCACCTGCGAGCGCCTGTGCGCCGCATCGCGGCGCGGGCCGACCGGGTGGCTGCGAGCGGCGCTGGCTCGCCGGTTGGTGCGCGTCACCCGCGCGGGCATGGGGCTGAGAGAGCATCCCAAGTTCCTGCTCGTCCGCGTCCTGGATCTCGTGCGTGACTCGGTGCGCGAGGCCGGAGCCCTGCTGGTACAGCGCGGGGCACTCGCGACGGCGGACGACGTGTACCTGTTCCGCTTCGAGGAGTTGATCGCCGCGCTCGAGGCCTCCCCGGCGCCGGATCTGCGTCCCCTCGCCGAGGAGCGGCGGGCGACGCTCCGGCGCGACGCCAGGCGCTCGCCGCCGTTCGTGATGGCGAGCGATGGAGAGATTCCCTCGCTGGCGGCCCGCGTGGACCTGCCCCCGGGTGCCTTGTCCGGGACGGCGGCCTCCGCCGGAGTGGTGGAAGGAGTGGCCCGCGTGGTGCTCGATCCGGCGAGCGAGGTGCTCCACGCGGGTGAGATCCTCGTGGCACCCCATACGGACCCCGGCTGGACGCCCCTGTTCGTGCATGCGGCCGGACTGGTGACGGAAGTGGGAGGGCTCATGACGCACGGCTCGGTCGTGGCCCGCGAGTACGGCATCCCGGCCGTGGTCAGCGTGACGGGCGCCACGCAGCGCATCCGCACCGGCCAGCGCATCCGCGTGGAGGGGACTCGCGGCTTCGTGGAGCTGCTGGACGGAGGTGCTCCGTGA
- a CDS encoding TetR/AcrR family transcriptional regulator, translating into MPLTENIIEAAARLVALHGPDGFTMDDLARESGLSRATLYRQAGSREAVLATLSEQGIEVGRRADVRERILAACRVVFTRAGFEAATLEDVAREAGVGPATVYRQFGDKQGLITTFASHIGPRRAMQEAALNPTGDLRADLERVAATLLRYMAQDLDLLKLALLEKMRGGQWAELLDASPIRVRTTLTQLLESYAASGALGPDDPGRMAMAFVGMLFASFMGTVLEGQPPPEPGEAARFVTHVFLDGVASKKARRTP; encoded by the coding sequence ATGCCACTGACCGAGAACATCATTGAAGCCGCCGCCCGCCTGGTCGCCCTCCATGGGCCCGACGGGTTCACCATGGATGACCTGGCGCGGGAGTCCGGGCTGTCTCGCGCCACGCTGTACCGGCAGGCCGGCAGCCGCGAAGCCGTGCTCGCCACGCTCTCCGAGCAGGGGATCGAGGTCGGCAGGCGAGCCGATGTGCGGGAGCGCATCCTGGCGGCGTGCCGGGTGGTGTTCACCCGGGCCGGCTTCGAGGCGGCCACGCTCGAGGATGTCGCACGCGAAGCCGGCGTGGGCCCCGCCACGGTCTACCGCCAGTTCGGAGACAAGCAGGGGCTGATCACCACGTTCGCCAGTCACATCGGCCCGCGCCGGGCGATGCAGGAGGCGGCCCTGAATCCCACCGGTGACCTGCGCGCCGATCTGGAGCGCGTCGCCGCGACCCTGCTGCGTTACATGGCGCAGGATCTCGATCTGCTCAAGCTCGCGCTCCTGGAGAAGATGCGCGGTGGGCAATGGGCGGAACTCCTGGACGCCTCCCCGATACGTGTCCGGACGACCCTCACCCAGCTTCTGGAGTCCTACGCGGCCAGCGGTGCGCTCGGGCCCGATGACCCCGGGCGCATGGCCATGGCGTTCGTCGGGATGCTCTTCGCCTCCTTCATGGGCACGGTGCTCGAGGGCCAGCCCCCACCAGAGCCCGGGGAGGCCGCCCGGTTCGTCACCCATGTGTTCCTGGACGGCGTCGCGTCCAAGAAGGCCCGGAGAACCCCATGA
- a CDS encoding Uma2 family endonuclease, whose amino-acid sequence MARDEEGREDAYPRAPSREEWARMSEAERARVVEELPGEVTWDEMAMPEGDLHSQAKMGALQALKGYFSRQRRRVYLGTELPVYYPAERRFAPDLVAVLDADPHPRQKWVVSQEGKGLDWVMEVHVGGDRKKDAEYNVRRYARVGIPEYFIYDRARQRLEAYRLPSADAKAYVPIAPAQGRYASQVLGLELQVEEGRLRFWAGHAMLLEYEELIDRMETLVAGLQQRADEEARQLEDTERRLAEETRRREELERRLADSQAELERLRQHEG is encoded by the coding sequence ATGGCACGGGACGAAGAAGGACGAGAGGACGCCTACCCCCGGGCGCCCTCTCGGGAAGAGTGGGCGAGGATGAGCGAGGCGGAGAGGGCCCGGGTGGTGGAAGAGCTGCCCGGGGAGGTGACGTGGGACGAGATGGCGATGCCCGAGGGGGACCTGCACTCCCAGGCGAAGATGGGAGCGTTGCAGGCGCTCAAGGGGTACTTCTCGCGGCAACGGCGGCGGGTGTACCTGGGCACCGAGCTGCCGGTGTATTACCCGGCCGAGCGACGCTTCGCGCCGGACCTGGTGGCGGTGCTGGATGCGGATCCCCACCCGCGTCAGAAGTGGGTGGTGAGCCAGGAGGGCAAGGGGTTGGACTGGGTGATGGAGGTCCACGTGGGCGGCGACCGGAAGAAGGACGCCGAGTACAACGTGAGGCGCTACGCCCGGGTGGGCATCCCCGAGTACTTCATCTACGACCGGGCGCGGCAGCGTCTGGAGGCCTACCGGCTGCCCTCAGCGGACGCGAAGGCGTATGTGCCCATCGCCCCGGCGCAGGGCCGCTACGCCTCGCAGGTGCTGGGACTGGAGCTGCAGGTGGAGGAGGGGCGGCTGCGCTTCTGGGCGGGGCACGCGATGTTGCTGGAGTACGAGGAGCTCATCGACCGGATGGAGACGCTGGTGGCGGGGCTGCAGCAGCGCGCGGACGAAGAGGCCCGGCAGTTGGAGGACACGGAGAGGCGGCTGGCGGAAGAGACGCGGCGACGGGAGGAGTTGGAGCGCCGTCTCGCGGACTCCCAGGCCGAATTGGAACGCCTCCGGCAGCACGAGGGGTGA
- a CDS encoding class I SAM-dependent methyltransferase, whose translation MNATRQTDDGQTTLWNGPAGRAWVEAQELLDQMFKPLEDLLVEAVFAGSGSRVLDVGCGTGSTTLAVARLLGAKGHCSGIDISEPMITAAQARAEREGTPASFIRANAQNHAFEPASFDMIISRFGVMFFDDSVRAFANLRRAAKDDAELRFVAWRSPSENPFMTTAERAAAPLLPNLPARKPDAPGQFAFADQRRVYRILEESGWAGIDIRPIDVACTLPEKELVRYLTRLGPLGLILHEADDRTRTRVIETVRAAFEPYVHGAEVRFTAACWMVGARALSV comes from the coding sequence ATGAATGCCACCCGCCAGACCGATGACGGGCAGACGACGCTTTGGAATGGCCCCGCCGGACGCGCCTGGGTCGAGGCGCAGGAGTTGCTCGACCAGATGTTCAAGCCGCTGGAAGACCTGCTCGTCGAAGCGGTCTTCGCCGGCTCCGGGAGCCGGGTGCTCGACGTCGGCTGCGGTACGGGCAGCACGACGCTCGCCGTCGCGCGGCTGCTCGGCGCGAAGGGCCACTGCAGCGGCATCGACATTTCGGAGCCGATGATCACCGCCGCCCAGGCCCGCGCCGAACGGGAAGGCACGCCGGCAAGCTTCATCCGCGCCAACGCGCAAAACCACGCCTTCGAGCCCGCGAGCTTCGACATGATCATTTCGCGCTTCGGCGTCATGTTCTTCGACGACTCCGTCCGGGCCTTCGCGAACCTGAGGCGTGCCGCGAAGGACGACGCCGAATTGCGGTTCGTCGCCTGGCGGAGTCCTTCGGAAAATCCGTTCATGACGACGGCCGAGCGCGCCGCGGCACCGCTCCTGCCGAACCTGCCCGCCCGCAAGCCGGACGCGCCGGGGCAGTTCGCCTTCGCGGACCAGCGCCGGGTCTACCGCATCCTGGAGGAAAGCGGCTGGGCCGGGATCGACATCCGGCCGATCGACGTTGCCTGCACCCTGCCCGAGAAGGAGTTGGTCCGTTACCTGACCCGGCTCGGTCCCCTCGGCCTGATTCTTCACGAGGCGGACGACCGGACTCGCACCCGGGTCATCGAAACGGTCCGCGCCGCTTTTGAGCCCTATGTGCACGGAGCGGAAGTCCGCTTCACCGCTGCCTGCTGGATGGTCGGCGCCCGAGCACTGTCCGTTTGA